The genome window GATCTTGAGAAATCTGGTAAGCTACAAACAGGTTCATGTTTAAGGCCCGGTGTTTAGAATGCACAGCAGCAACTGCAGGTAATGAATGTTCctgcagcagaaatgcagaaagGTACGTCCCAAGACTaaatagaaatgaaagaaagccATTTTGATAACTGAAGTTAAAGGGGAAATATATTGCtatgaagtatttttaagaaagagTTCTCTATTTTTAccttgaaatatatatttttatttcacagtctTTATAGCCACTTTCTTGGAAATGAAATGTCAATCAAGTAAACGGTTCACATTTTCAGAACAAGCACTTACTGGGATGTGCTAAACCTGACAATTTTGCTGTAATACTTTTCTGCTTCAGTCTACATAATAAATTACCCTGTGCCATACAGCTTTCATTCTCCTCTTTTCTTCAAACACAACTGATATTTTTATGTTGGATTTTAAAAAGTTCACATGCTCAAAGATATTATCCTAAAAAAATTTTATCAGGTCACACAGGAACATGGAAATTGTGAAAACAGTAATGAAATTGTTGCCATCCTTGCAGAGTACCACCCTACTAAGTCAACAACCTCTCTGCAAATCGTTAAGCAATTCTGTTGACTATAAAAGGAACGCATCCACCCTGTGAGATTACTTTTCTGTACAAGCTGCCTCAGAAGGTTAATGGAAATTAAGCTGGCAATCTATTCTAGATTTTCAAAAGGGACAATTTATCCTTTATCACTGGGCAAAAATGAATTTTCCAAAGTAATAATGAATTTCTGTTTCATCCATGCTTTGAAGTTTTGATACCATTCTAAAAGCTTTCTTCTCCTTTGAATCTTTTCTTGtaagctcatttttttttctttctctagaaCAGCAGGAAGCTCATTCCAGTTTTTAATAAAGATAAATGGAGCCCCCATGGTTTTCAATAACTGTAATGGAGCACTGTGGTACATTGATGAATTTCCGCAATCACCCGGTGTCATTACATCTTCTATAACAGGCAGAGATCCATATGAACAAGCTTCATAAATTCTGTAACATTCTGTATTTATTCCCACTGGGCACAATGTCAAATCACTTTGCAGCAAGGCATCTTGATAGTTTTTGAaactttcatttgtttcttgAGGCTGCCACCTAGGAAAGTAAAGGGggttaaaattaatatttttcccaCAGACACTGCAACGAAAAAATAAGTGATATGCTTTAATTTCAACTATGCATAAAGATGAAAATGCTGTCAATGTAAGAATTTTATATTACACACACAATCAATGGGCTTTTACTTTTAGTCTTAACTGCTCTTAAGAGTCTTCTAAAAATTTATTGAAAATGTCACTGTTAAAAATAGACTGTAACCATGTTAGATGTCGTCCTTTTAGGAAATTATTAATACGTAGAAGTGTAAGAAACAACCTGAAATGCCATTTTAAATCTTCTGCATGACCTGGATGATGCATATGTCAATTTACTTCACAGCACAGTTCAGAAACAGACCAACAGGGACTTGATGGACTTTTTAATTACTTTGTTTGGCCTCAAATACTTTACATGAGTAGAGGCTTGCTTTTCAAAAGTTAGGATGTAAAGCAATCCATGTAACCAGAATCCATCTCCTGAAGTGCCCCAGAATGTCTGTGAGATAAGAGTCTATGTCACAGATACAATCCATCTCCTGAGACTCTTCATCAGGGTAGCTGAGGTCTTCCTAAGCACTGCTGTGCCTGCTATCAAACATTTTATAAGTGTTGCTtttcaaaattaagaaatacaaTCAGAACCCTACTCTTGTCAGTCAAAAGATCTGTTCCACctacttgaaataaaaaacaaccatGCTGTACAGATTAAATCCACTCTCTTATATGGAACACAACAAAATATGgttgtcttctttcttctgttaaaGACattaaaccacaaaaaacaCAAGACAAATATTTCTTCTCCCACCATAATCaaatatattaaagaaaaaaacctgatgaTCTTTGATGGTTGTATATGTAGGAGATTTTtctatgcatttaaaaatatgctttatgTAAAATATAGCAACAGAAAGACTGTTATGAAGACCTACACAAAGAGTCTCAGCAATGTTCTCTGATTTAATTAAGACTGATTACCTTTATTTGTACTATTTTTTAATGCTCAAGAAAAGATTAGTAATAATGAACCAGGCAAGAAAATCttaatattttcacaaaataaattaaaagtcTTACTGTTCTCTGGCTGCAATCCAGCAAAGTTTGTCAAGCCCATCCTGCTTCAGAATTTCCATTAGGGTTTCTCTAGAAGAGTTCTTATAAACTGTCCCTAAGAAATTACATAGATATGATCTTGGATCATGTAGCATTGACCAGCTGGGTTCTACAACTGGAAAATTTCTGTAGCTGTAAAAACAATGTATAATTAGATAACTATATGTTTTATgtcaaaggaaaaacattttgcaCCATTTCATCTTTACTGAATCAGATTTTAAGACTAAAAGCACCTGTTTCTTGCCAATCCACATATATAAACACAGACAGCAAACCACACACAAGCAAACCACTTTAAGTCCTGTCCTAAAAGTAGGTCTTTATTCTCTTTGCCCCCACCACTCTCTTCAGAGACTTTCCAAAATACTTATGTCTTTTTTCAAGACCAGAAATACTATGTGTGCATATTACAAAGTGTCCTTGAGTAACATGCTTTTCCAAAGCAGCTGCTCTTGATGCAACCACAAGTTTTGACTGAAATGGCCAGGTTAATGGTAACTATGGTGTTTAAGTCTCAGCTACCTTAATCTCTGGGCATGCCTATCAACTGAAAATACCACTGGTAACCTCTCAAAGCAAAATCTCACTTTGATCTGAGTGGACTTCAATAATCTAATCTTTTGGCTACTAAAAAGCTTGTTGTACATTATTTGATGGATGGTCCTTTCCTCATTCTTCTCCTGTGGGATGAATGTTAATTCACTTACTTTCTGAGAACCATTCTTTCCTtcatgacaaatatttttacagcattctacatcttcattttctttcttcacttgGAAAATCTGGCACACGTTCACACCTTTAACCACATTTTTTACGCTCCTTGGTGTGCAAGGGCTGCAAACCTCCATTTTGATACCATATTTATCTTTCTCCACCCAGCTGTGCACCTTAGTTTATTGTTGTAAATGTTGTTGCTTTCTGTTAACTGTCACCTTAATCTCTGCATCTCAAAATTCAACTTCTTTTTGCTTAGGAACTTCCAATGCCAACAATTTTCTGACACCATCAAGAATCCAAATTTATCATATTTCAGAGACACTGTAAGCAAGTTCAAGCTATATATAAAAAACTCCATACAGTTTTCCAGATGGAGCCAACTGGTTCAATACAGGAAATTGAATTCAAATTCAACACAAGATATGAAAATAATCCTGTGCTCCTTTCAGCTTATATTACTGTGATAAGTAGCTAAACCACTATTAAGTCTCTGTTAATAAGAAGTAAAAGTGCACCTAACTGAACCAAGCCTTTATTTACTCCACACAAGTAGTTTGAGCAGATAAgtataataaaaatgtttttgtaagCATGCAGTTAAGCCATCTTATGCTGCTGTGATACTGGAGTATAACAACTCAAACCAGGAAGCACACAACTGCCTTTTAAGAGCCATAACAGGGGTTAAAAAAAGTACCACCAGAATCACCTTTCCATTTCTGAACAAGGAGTACGTGGAGCTTAATTACATAAGTATCTTTTAAATCCCCCATGTCACTGGTACATATTACATCAGCAGACATGATAAATCTCAAGAGCGAATCtactaaagaaaaaacaaacagaaagccTTCCAAGCTCCCTAAACACTGCCATTCTTTTCCTattaccatttttatttctaaatgcaATTTCAAAGGATCCCAATGTTTGATTTATAAAACGATTAATAGGATCACGTTCTACAATTTACTTGCTATAATTGTTTTGGGCATCAGCAGTAAGTCATATTTTCCGTACCTCACGCACAACAATTGTTTCAATTGCAACCTCTGTCTACAACACTTACGTAGCTACTCCCAAAGGCCACTGGAAAATATCTTCTTCATTTACGAGCGCATAGTCATAGGTAATAAAGAGTAGATTCACAAATCCTCCGTTTCTTTTCAGGTATGGCTGAATCCATCCGTTGTTGCAGTGCTCGTTTCCGAGCAGCACCACCGCCACGTGCCGGATTTTGCGGGTCTGAATCAGCGTTTGTGCGTAGTGCAGCCACTGGGTGGCGGCGGCCACCTTCGCCTGTTCCCTCCCGTTCAGCACGAGCACCACATGCTCCGCTTCCACCGAGAAGTAGCCAGGAACTACAGATGGGCCGGTGAGGAAGCTGAGAAAACCAAAATGAGAACAGTAAACACCCGTAAAACGAATTATTGACCTTAATCCTCTAAACACCCTTACTACACAGTCTGTAATCCTGAGACTATTTTTTCATCAATAAAGCAGATGTAACATACTGCGAACTGTAACCACCTCTGTTAGTATCTACTGCTTAACACAGGACTAAGGTTGCCTTCATCTTTGTTGGGAAAAAGGAGATTTAAACttaaataaagtattttgtCAATAAATCAGAACTAGTACTATACTCAAACCTAAAAACATGTGTAAATCAATCACCTCTAAAAAAGTGGTGTACTTTGATGTTCACTAAAGGTCTTAATTCCAGTAATAACCAGTGACTGCTGTATTAGAACAAGAGAAGGTCCTCCCAAAGACCTGGTGAGTATACTAAACCAGGTATCATTAAGAGGGACAGTTAGCTGGTCTGGCATACTACTTTTCTCAGTAATTTTGGTTAAGTTTCTACTGAGTAGAATCAGTAACACAAGAGGTATTTATCTAAATGTAAACTTAGGTTTGCTGTATATGCTAGAAAGCACAAACATTCTAGGTAGAAAATGGCATTTCTAGATCTTGCACAATGTATTTAACAGAGAAATTTCAGTCAGGTGgcaaaatcataaaatatttaataattttaataagtTTTCTAGGTCTGCTGCACTAGTTTTTCAGCTACCAGCAAAACTTAAGTTATAATGAGCATGAGTTTTAACTCATGAAGTGCTGAGACTGACAGCTAGCTTCAGTTCAAGTGTAcctagagaggaaaaaaaaattcacaacaAAAGCTGTTGTGTCCCAGTGAGGTTATCTGGAGTAGACTGACCTTAAACAAGCGTATTTTAAACCTGAGTTAAGCTGACATGCTGCTGGCTTGGTGGGAGTGGCATATTTTGGAGCCAAGATTCATGAAACTCATGACTTGAAATCAAGACTTCTAATAGATTAAATGTAAGTCAGACCAAGACTTAAATCCAAAGTTTAACAGACGATCAGAACAGAATCACTGGGATTCCTAAGAGAGAATACCTTGAGCTTCAGAATGCCTAAAATAGTGACTAGGATATGTAGATGGTCCAGTGATCACCTTGCAAAAAGAGACATGGGGGAAAAGGTTTTATCTACGACACAGCAGTTTGAGAGCATCAACTTTACAGAAATAGCAGGATGTACAGGTCAGGAAGTACTGATTCGTGTGtagaaaaatatgaagtttaaatgcataaaattacagtggggaaaaaaggtaaCACTATGAAAGTCTCATAAATCCCATactttaataataaaaacacagtGCTAGGATTGTACTATTAACTCCCAGTCAGAACACAATTGGGATTGGGAAATGTAAGGGAGATTACAAAAGCTGCAAAATTAAGGCAGTAGTACTAACAGCAGTAACTACTCACATGAAGGTTAGATCAAAGATGGTATGGGGAGATTACATTTTTTTGACTAAATACATGACTTGCTTTCTACAAAGTCCTTGTTTTTCCTTACTAATCATAGAATCCATACAAAAAGATGGTATTCTAGACTGGGTCTTCCAGACCCAATTCCAAAGGTGTTAGTCACACAGTCATTCTGTAACAGCAGTATGATTAAGTTTAGCACTTGCAGCACGAGAGATCATACCACATAGTGTAGAGATACTCCATATGCAATAAAGGAATTacataaagatgaaaaaatcaGGATAAGAACTTGGGAAGGAGCAGTACAAATCACAAGAAGCTTTCAAGGAGTTTGCAGACTGTTCCCAAACACTGTATAAGAAGCCCAAGCACTTTAATCCAAAAAG of Pseudopipra pipra isolate bDixPip1 chromosome 5, bDixPip1.hap1, whole genome shotgun sequence contains these proteins:
- the RXYLT1 gene encoding ribitol-5-phosphate xylosyltransferase 1, giving the protein MRGARRRLCSALILAYGLFSLYAAYTVFLRPRRSAAPRPPHRDRRGQRGFTNHVALGNEWNPWEEDEKNELAASQQRYEANLKMIKYARSRLEQTSLRVQIWGKAAIGLYLWQHIFGGHLEPADGTAQWREGSQKAGKTYFSFLTGPSVVPGYFSVEAEHVVLVLNGREQAKVAAATQWLHYAQTLIQTRKIRHVAVVLLGNEHCNNGWIQPYLKRNGGFVNLLFITYDYALVNEEDIFQWPLGVATYRNFPVVEPSWSMLHDPRSYLCNFLGTVYKNSSRETLMEILKQDGLDKLCWIAAREQWQPQETNESFKNYQDALLQSDLTLCPVGINTECYRIYEACSYGSLPVIEDVMTPGDCGNSSMYHSAPLQLLKTMGAPFIFIKNWNELPAVLEKEKKMSLQEKIQRRRKLLEWYQNFKAWMKQKFIITLENSFLPSDKG